The Macrococcoides canis genome has a window encoding:
- a CDS encoding metallophosphoesterase family protein: protein MIKFIHCSDIRLDEPFQLAGDIPQYIMKSIRNAGYKSLKRVVDDAIDRQVDFIIISGNLFSQENRNIRADYYAAQQFERLKAENIYVYYIHGIEDNMSVKSFHKFPDNVITFGEDVETYELVTKGKERVRFHGFSYKEYSNYEYKLDMYPVNEVDQSIHIGLLNGLHHQMNTEKAHTEFHIEELNRKMYHYWALGGYSKHVSLNELAHIHYPGKLQANRFDDDGETGYLYVEGDSSKLSATFIPVNTITFNKAVIKLGSLERHAIYQNLQAFKDSVRHRGRQIYQVTLRNEAESLVDLHMLQKVTEQIQLAELAEEQYVWIDDVTVDEAHAPHTLREEFSDMLHTATHMNTTLAPLQHTYIQKFIEHDDFETAQLIDRGEIHLKMLMKGEQHED, encoded by the coding sequence ATGATTAAATTTATACATTGCTCAGATATACGATTAGATGAACCGTTTCAACTTGCAGGGGATATTCCGCAATATATTATGAAGTCGATTAGAAATGCAGGGTATAAGAGTCTTAAACGTGTGGTTGATGATGCAATCGACAGGCAGGTAGATTTCATTATCATCAGTGGCAATCTGTTCTCACAGGAGAACCGTAATATTAGAGCCGATTATTATGCCGCACAGCAATTTGAACGTTTAAAAGCGGAAAATATTTATGTCTATTACATTCATGGTATTGAAGATAATATGTCTGTAAAATCCTTTCATAAGTTTCCTGACAATGTGATAACATTCGGTGAAGACGTTGAGACCTATGAGCTTGTAACTAAAGGAAAAGAGAGAGTGCGCTTTCACGGATTTAGTTACAAAGAGTATTCAAATTATGAGTATAAGCTGGATATGTATCCGGTAAATGAAGTCGATCAGTCCATACATATCGGATTATTGAATGGATTACATCATCAGATGAATACAGAAAAAGCACATACGGAATTCCATATCGAAGAACTCAATCGCAAAATGTATCATTACTGGGCACTTGGTGGCTACAGTAAGCACGTGTCATTGAATGAACTGGCACATATTCATTATCCCGGCAAATTACAGGCAAATCGCTTCGACGATGACGGAGAAACGGGATATCTCTATGTTGAAGGAGATAGCAGTAAGCTTTCTGCAACATTTATCCCGGTCAATACAATTACATTTAATAAAGCTGTGATTAAGCTCGGCAGTCTGGAACGACATGCAATCTATCAGAATCTGCAGGCCTTCAAAGATTCGGTAAGGCATAGAGGCAGACAAATATATCAAGTGACACTGCGTAATGAAGCGGAAAGCCTCGTAGACTTACATATGCTGCAAAAAGTAACAGAGCAAATACAGCTGGCAGAGTTAGCAGAAGAGCAGTACGTGTGGATAGACGATGTTACTGTAGATGAAGCACATGCACCGCATACTTTGAGAGAAGAATTCTCTGATATGCTCCACACAGCAACGCATATGAATACGACGCTCGCCCCTCTGCAGCACACTTACATTCAGAAGTTTATTGAGCATGATGATTTCGAGACGGCACAGCTGATAGACCGTGGTGAAATACATCTTAAAATGTTGATGAAAGGTGAACAGCATGAAGATTAA
- a CDS encoding coproporphyrinogen III oxidase, with protein MKFYLEHEQFEQLQLYIRNILNLYFEDAYLFEGQGDNCITINIKQDSHTIVTTTLTIDGDTYTQRAERKQTDKRAMKQALGETLIEMLTAHTGITQSWGTLTGIRPLKLYHKYLKEGQSDDAIKQRLKRDYLIADDKLELMERITKTQLDAIPDLHELEQEVSIYIGIPFCPTKCAYCTFPAYAIQVHKNDVPEFLVGLLYEIEHIGKWLKAHNIKVTSIYFGGGTPTSISAQDLKLLLEAVYTHFDMTHVRELTVEAGRPDTIDRATLEVLNAFDIDRISINPQSFTDETLKAIGRHHSVQETIDKFKLSREYHMNNINMDLIIGLPNETRVEVIHSLNETQKLNPESLTVHTLSFKTASEMTRNKSKYPVAARDEIIYMMNLTKSFAEQHDYIPYYLYRQKNILGNLENIGYSKAGEASLYNILIMEEVQTIIGLGCGASSKLIHPETGKIENYLNPKDPKSYNKTYKDYTHQKLDKLNLLYDYTTQ; from the coding sequence ATGAAATTTTATTTAGAACATGAACAGTTTGAACAGCTGCAGCTCTATATTCGCAATATACTGAATCTCTATTTTGAAGATGCGTATTTATTCGAAGGTCAAGGGGATAACTGCATCACGATAAATATTAAACAAGATAGTCATACTATCGTTACAACAACATTGACGATCGATGGCGACACATATACACAGCGTGCAGAACGTAAACAGACCGATAAACGTGCGATGAAGCAGGCACTTGGAGAGACGCTGATCGAGATGTTAACAGCACATACCGGTATAACGCAGAGCTGGGGTACTTTGACAGGGATCAGACCACTTAAGCTTTATCATAAGTATTTAAAGGAAGGGCAATCGGACGACGCAATTAAGCAAAGATTAAAGCGTGACTATTTGATTGCAGATGACAAGCTGGAACTGATGGAGCGTATTACGAAGACGCAGCTTGATGCGATTCCGGACTTACATGAGCTGGAGCAGGAAGTCAGCATCTATATCGGCATTCCATTCTGTCCGACGAAGTGTGCATACTGTACATTTCCGGCATATGCAATTCAAGTCCATAAAAATGATGTGCCAGAGTTTCTCGTCGGATTATTATATGAAATTGAACATATCGGCAAGTGGCTTAAAGCACATAATATTAAGGTGACGTCGATCTATTTCGGAGGAGGGACACCGACTTCTATCAGTGCACAAGATTTAAAGCTGCTCCTTGAAGCGGTATATACACACTTTGATATGACGCACGTGCGTGAACTTACTGTTGAAGCGGGACGTCCGGATACAATAGATAGAGCGACTTTAGAGGTGCTTAATGCATTCGATATCGACCGTATCAGTATCAATCCACAAAGCTTTACCGATGAAACATTAAAGGCGATCGGCCGTCACCATAGCGTACAGGAAACGATTGATAAATTTAAGTTATCTCGTGAGTACCATATGAATAACATCAATATGGATCTGATTATCGGCTTACCGAATGAAACACGTGTAGAAGTGATTCATTCACTTAATGAAACGCAGAAGCTGAATCCCGAATCACTTACGGTGCATACATTAAGCTTTAAGACGGCGAGCGAGATGACACGTAATAAATCAAAGTATCCGGTTGCAGCGCGAGATGAGATCATCTATATGATGAACTTGACGAAATCTTTCGCAGAACAGCATGATTATATTCCTTATTATTTATATCGTCAGAAGAACATTCTCGGTAACCTTGAGAACATCGGCTATTCTAAAGCAGGAGAAGCGTCGCTCTATAATATTTTGATCATGGAAGAAGTACAGACAATCATCGGGTTAGGGTGCGGGGCATCCAGCAAGCTGATTCATCCTGAAACCGGTAAGATAGAGAACTATTTAAATCCTAAAGACCCAAAGAGCTATAATAAGACGTATAAGGATTATACGCATCAGAAACTTGATAAACTCAACCTGCTCTATGATTACACAACTCAATAG
- a CDS encoding YlbF family regulator, with amino-acid sequence MSVNIYDEANKLESSLRQSDEYNAIKSHYEAVNNNPESKKIFDEFREIQLTLQEKQMTGQEITEEDLNKAQASAELIEKDEHISKLMEAEQRMSFIIQELNRIIMKPLEELYGVKAED; translated from the coding sequence ATGTCTGTAAATATTTATGATGAAGCAAACAAGTTAGAAAGTTCATTACGTCAGAGCGACGAATATAACGCAATTAAATCTCATTACGAAGCTGTAAACAATAACCCTGAATCAAAGAAAATCTTCGATGAATTCAGAGAAATCCAGTTAACGCTTCAAGAAAAGCAGATGACAGGTCAGGAAATTACGGAAGAAGACTTAAACAAAGCACAAGCGTCAGCTGAATTAATCGAAAAAGATGAGCACATCTCTAAATTAATGGAAGCTGAACAACGTATGAGCTTTATTATTCAAGAGTTAAACCGTATTATCATGAAACCTTTAGAAGAATTATATGGTGTTAAAGCGGAAGACTAA
- a CDS encoding DUF445 domain-containing protein, protein MYALGMILFMGHIGSLIGGFTNFIAIKMLFRPFEPKFLFGKQLPFTPGLIPKRRNELSLKIGEMVTHHLLTPEVFKEKLMTPQTEQLLKRMLNKQVQDLKEGQYSIDDFAQRFNIDITNVAESKVHNKVDQLLQEKIETYQSESIEALLPQGLKDKIDSKVEGAPELIIEKLRAYVNSESGYNDIMQMIDRFFMEKGRLVSMIQMFMTQEMIAERVIKEANALSEEPKIRSIIETELKKEYARIMAMTPESLVAAQDITRFKEELNSNIVRAMHIDYYMKTPLYTLVPQAFQYVEAEGGDRLIHYVMTKTADNIAVILEKIHIAEIIKDQIDNFELSFLEKLVIEISSKELKLITLLGFLLGGIIGVFQGIIAIFV, encoded by the coding sequence TTGTACGCATTAGGAATGATATTATTTATGGGTCATATCGGCTCATTGATTGGTGGCTTTACGAATTTTATTGCGATTAAGATGTTGTTCAGACCGTTTGAACCGAAGTTTCTGTTTGGGAAGCAGCTTCCGTTTACGCCGGGGCTTATACCGAAACGACGTAATGAGCTCTCGCTGAAGATTGGAGAGATGGTCACGCATCATTTGCTCACACCTGAAGTGTTTAAAGAGAAGTTGATGACACCTCAGACAGAGCAGCTGTTAAAGCGTATGCTGAATAAACAAGTTCAGGATTTAAAAGAAGGACAGTACAGTATTGATGACTTCGCACAGCGCTTTAATATCGATATTACGAACGTTGCTGAATCAAAAGTTCATAACAAGGTGGACCAGCTGTTACAAGAGAAGATAGAGACATATCAGTCAGAGTCAATCGAGGCATTGCTGCCACAAGGTTTAAAGGATAAGATAGACAGCAAGGTTGAAGGGGCTCCTGAACTGATTATCGAGAAGCTAAGAGCCTACGTCAATAGTGAATCAGGGTACAACGATATTATGCAGATGATCGACCGCTTCTTTATGGAGAAAGGGAGACTCGTCAGCATGATTCAAATGTTTATGACGCAGGAGATGATTGCAGAACGTGTCATCAAGGAGGCGAATGCATTAAGTGAGGAGCCTAAAATCAGATCAATCATTGAAACAGAGCTCAAAAAAGAGTACGCCCGTATTATGGCGATGACGCCAGAATCTTTAGTTGCAGCACAAGATATTACACGTTTCAAAGAAGAATTAAATTCAAATATTGTGCGTGCAATGCATATCGATTATTATATGAAGACACCGCTCTATACACTTGTGCCTCAAGCTTTTCAATATGTTGAAGCTGAAGGTGGCGACCGTTTAATTCATTATGTGATGACCAAGACAGCAGATAATATTGCAGTCATCTTAGAGAAGATTCATATCGCTGAAATCATTAAAGACCAGATTGATAACTTCGAACTTTCGTTCCTTGAAAAGCTTGTCATCGAAATATCTAGTAAAGAGCTGAAATTAATCACATTATTAGGCTTCTTACTTGGAGGTATTATCGGTGTATTCCAGGGTATAATCGCGATTTTTGTATAA
- the xdrA gene encoding XRE family transcriptional regulator XdrA gives MDKQQFTDLLQTKFKMVRIEAGYTQDTMAQTIGLSKKTLVQIEKERVLPNWTTCVSLCALFRDSEVLQNTLGGDPLEVIQVISRGACAYPDQDNKNELWWTTIEADRDIILQQNKISNLYRVLDGSMQPLYGSNKAREAEMFYNKKRNEQLITV, from the coding sequence ATGGATAAGCAACAATTTACAGATTTATTACAAACAAAGTTTAAAATGGTTCGTATCGAAGCAGGATACACTCAAGATACAATGGCACAAACAATTGGATTATCTAAGAAGACGTTAGTTCAGATTGAAAAAGAGCGTGTACTTCCAAACTGGACAACTTGCGTGTCATTATGTGCATTATTCAGAGATTCAGAAGTATTACAAAATACTTTAGGTGGAGATCCTTTAGAAGTCATTCAAGTTATCTCAAGAGGTGCATGTGCATATCCAGATCAAGATAATAAAAATGAATTATGGTGGACAACGATTGAAGCAGATCGTGATATCATCCTTCAGCAGAATAAGATTTCTAACCTGTATCGTGTATTAGATGGTTCTATGCAACCGTTATATGGTTCTAATAAAGCGCGTGAAGCAGAGATGTTCTATAATAAGAAAAGAAACGAACAGCTGATCACTGTTTAA
- a CDS encoding cation diffusion facilitator family transporter, whose translation MQVKDQLQQAQKGAKVSIIMYVLLTTFKLLFGYIHGSQALVADGLNNATDVVSSVALLIGLAISMKPADKNHNYGHYRSEYIGSLIASFIMFAVSVQVILQGIKNYIRQEYSNPSVETAVVAILSAFAMLAVYIYNRNLAKKLDSSALKAAAADNLSDALVSLGAFIGIVGVFFGLTFLDTVAAIVVGLLIMKTAIEIFFETAITLTDGFDADTLEHMKRIVLSVDNVESCVDIKGRNHGVMTFVDVTVTVNPDFTVAESHDITEHIEHAIKEEYGAVETIVHLEPGIDK comes from the coding sequence ATGCAGGTTAAAGATCAGTTACAGCAAGCTCAAAAAGGGGCTAAAGTGAGTATCATCATGTATGTACTGCTCACTACTTTCAAATTATTATTCGGCTATATTCATGGGTCTCAGGCACTTGTTGCAGACGGTCTGAATAACGCGACCGATGTGGTAAGCTCGGTAGCACTGCTTATCGGACTTGCTATCAGCATGAAACCTGCCGATAAAAACCATAACTATGGACATTACCGTTCAGAATATATCGGCTCATTGATCGCATCATTTATTATGTTTGCTGTGAGTGTACAAGTTATACTGCAAGGGATCAAAAATTATATCCGCCAGGAATATTCAAATCCTTCTGTCGAGACTGCAGTTGTCGCAATACTCTCAGCATTTGCTATGCTTGCTGTCTACATCTACAATCGCAATCTTGCGAAGAAGCTGGATTCCAGTGCACTCAAAGCAGCAGCAGCAGATAATTTATCAGATGCGCTCGTATCGCTTGGAGCATTTATCGGAATCGTCGGTGTATTCTTCGGATTGACATTTCTAGATACCGTTGCCGCAATTGTTGTCGGCTTACTCATAATGAAGACCGCTATCGAAATATTCTTCGAAACAGCAATTACATTAACCGATGGATTCGATGCCGATACGCTGGAACATATGAAACGTATCGTGCTGTCAGTAGATAATGTAGAAAGCTGTGTAGATATTAAAGGAAGAAATCATGGAGTTATGACATTTGTAGATGTGACTGTTACTGTGAACCCTGATTTCACCGTTGCTGAGAGCCATGATATAACAGAGCACATTGAACATGCGATAAAAGAAGAGTATGGCGCTGTTGAAACGATCGTCCACCTTGAACCAGGCATAGATAAATAA
- a CDS encoding response regulator transcription factor — translation MSNMNIILVDDHHIVRQGMKFLLSTEESFNVTADFNNGRELLEHLDETHLPDLIIMDLVMPELNGIEATRQVKAKFPDVKVLVLSSFIDEEHVLGVMDAGADGYEMKDSEPKALINTIKQIAAGEQIYHPDVMKVRKSGMNLAHLRNPLSKRELEVLKAMSEGLTNKEIAEQLFVSEKTVKTHVSHIFAKLEVGDRTQASMYGVKYKLI, via the coding sequence ATGAGCAACATGAATATCATACTCGTGGATGACCACCATATCGTAAGACAAGGGATGAAATTTTTATTATCAACTGAAGAAAGCTTTAATGTAACTGCTGATTTCAATAACGGCAGAGAGCTGCTTGAACATCTAGATGAAACGCACTTACCCGACCTCATTATTATGGACCTTGTGATGCCTGAGCTTAACGGCATTGAGGCGACGCGCCAAGTAAAAGCGAAATTCCCTGATGTGAAGGTGCTCGTATTATCCAGCTTTATCGATGAAGAACATGTCCTTGGCGTGATGGATGCAGGTGCAGATGGCTATGAGATGAAAGACAGCGAACCGAAAGCGCTGATTAACACGATTAAGCAGATTGCAGCAGGTGAGCAGATTTATCACCCGGACGTTATGAAGGTCAGAAAAAGTGGTATGAACCTCGCACATTTAAGAAACCCATTATCAAAGAGAGAACTTGAAGTGTTAAAAGCGATGAGCGAAGGCTTAACGAATAAAGAAATCGCAGAACAGCTCTTTGTCTCAGAAAAAACGGTGAAAACACATGTCAGCCATATATTTGCGAAGCTGGAAGTGGGCGACCGTACACAAGCATCGATGTACGGCGTGAAATATAAGTTGATTTAA
- a CDS encoding GAF domain-containing sensor histidine kinase, with translation MQNSTALLKEIAEFLNEETDIYSMMNGALNRLVQGTNFSTGWIFFIDDDGKHTLVSDYKLPQALKMESCRYMTEGPCWCVSRYNQKKLTKASNIITCSRIVKANKKYSDMTDDITHHATVPLQSGQERFGLLNVATPFTTVYSDEDLALLESVAFQIGSAIKRIYLTERERENALQEERTRLARDLHDSVNQMLFSLKLTAHAAESMTDDSRAKAAFQIIEKTSQDAVSEMRALIWQLKPVGLEHGLVEAVQNYGNVLGLKVKIEVEGFINLENKIENSAFRIVQEALNNVKKHAETEEVTIAMKQGDEHFILVIHDNGKGYNDKHMKALPTHGVKNMQQRAQEIGGILEINSTLMQGTTVQFTYPKG, from the coding sequence ATGCAGAACAGTACAGCTTTACTGAAAGAAATTGCGGAATTCTTAAATGAAGAGACAGATATATATTCAATGATGAATGGTGCCTTGAACAGACTTGTTCAAGGGACCAATTTTTCTACTGGCTGGATATTCTTCATTGATGATGACGGAAAGCATACGCTTGTTTCTGATTATAAGTTACCGCAGGCACTCAAGATGGAGTCATGCCGATATATGACGGAAGGGCCATGCTGGTGTGTATCGCGATATAATCAGAAGAAGTTAACGAAAGCATCAAATATTATTACGTGCTCACGTATCGTGAAAGCAAATAAAAAGTATAGTGATATGACAGATGACATCACACATCACGCTACAGTCCCACTGCAGTCTGGACAGGAACGCTTTGGACTGCTGAATGTCGCGACTCCGTTTACTACCGTATATTCTGATGAAGATCTTGCATTGCTGGAATCCGTTGCCTTTCAGATTGGAAGTGCGATTAAACGCATCTATCTTACAGAACGTGAGCGAGAGAATGCACTGCAGGAAGAGCGTACAAGGCTTGCACGAGACTTGCACGACTCGGTCAATCAGATGCTGTTCTCGCTGAAACTTACGGCACATGCTGCAGAAAGCATGACCGATGACAGCCGCGCGAAAGCTGCATTTCAGATCATCGAGAAGACGAGTCAGGATGCAGTAAGTGAAATGCGCGCATTAATCTGGCAGCTGAAACCAGTCGGGCTAGAACACGGACTCGTTGAAGCAGTGCAGAATTATGGTAATGTACTCGGGCTTAAAGTAAAGATAGAAGTTGAAGGTTTTATTAACTTAGAAAATAAAATTGAAAACAGTGCTTTCAGAATTGTGCAAGAAGCGCTGAATAATGTTAAGAAGCACGCAGAAACAGAGGAAGTAACGATCGCAATGAAACAGGGCGATGAACATTTTATACTTGTAATCCATGATAACGGTAAAGGGTATAATGATAAACATATGAAAGCATTACCGACTCATGGGGTGAAAAATATGCAGCAACGTGCACAGGAAATCGGTGGTATACTTGAAATAAACAGCACACTGATGCAAGGAACGACGGTACAATTCACCTACCCGAAAGGATGA
- a CDS encoding bifunctional GNAT family N-acetyltransferase/carbon-nitrogen hydrolase family protein — translation MTEEINLDKFNKSIEARQMTKDDIEEIIALQKICFPGMEPWKKEHLQSHLNLFPRGQMVIEYDGKIIGSCSSLIINFDEYDDRHTWDSITDNGYITNHNDNGHNLYGIEVMVHPDYRGMKVGQRLYEARREIAYELNLKSIIIGGRIPNYHKYQDELTPREYVNDVMKHKIKDPVLTFQYMNGFTLMRINPNYLKDDVNSSKYATLMEWNNPDYVAKSNIHFKTSDPVRICTVNYMMRKIDSFEEFANQIEYFVDVAYDAESDFVVFPELLTTQLMSFDEKRNPAESIRQLTKYTEQYIEMFNEFAMRYNINIIGGSHFVEEDDEIYNISYLFRRDGSIEKQYKIHVTPNERRWWGISPGNSVEVFDTDCGKIAIQICYDSEFPEMARIATEKGAKIIFTPFSTEDRQSYLRVKYCSMARAIENQIYTVTSGTCGNLPQTENMDIQYSGSGIYSPSDFGFARDGIVGETGENVEMVVIGDVDLEVLRRGRENGTVRQLRDRRHDLYNVEYKK, via the coding sequence ATGACAGAAGAAATAAATTTAGATAAGTTTAATAAATCAATAGAGGCACGTCAAATGACGAAGGATGATATTGAAGAAATCATCGCCTTACAAAAAATATGCTTTCCGGGTATGGAGCCTTGGAAGAAGGAACATCTCCAGTCTCATCTAAACTTGTTCCCGCGTGGACAGATGGTTATCGAATATGACGGTAAGATCATCGGTAGCTGTTCAAGTTTAATCATCAACTTTGATGAATATGATGACCGCCATACTTGGGACAGCATTACGGATAACGGCTACATTACTAACCATAATGATAATGGTCATAATTTATACGGGATTGAAGTGATGGTGCATCCGGATTACCGCGGTATGAAAGTCGGACAACGATTATATGAAGCACGTCGTGAGATTGCATATGAACTGAACTTAAAGTCAATTATTATCGGTGGACGTATTCCGAACTATCATAAGTATCAGGATGAACTGACACCACGTGAATATGTGAATGATGTAATGAAGCATAAAATTAAAGACCCGGTCTTAACATTCCAGTATATGAATGGCTTTACTTTAATGCGTATCAATCCAAACTATTTAAAGGATGATGTGAATTCCAGCAAGTATGCGACACTCATGGAATGGAACAACCCGGACTATGTTGCTAAATCAAACATCCACTTTAAGACAAGTGATCCGGTGCGTATTTGTACTGTAAACTATATGATGCGTAAAATTGATTCGTTTGAAGAGTTTGCGAACCAGATTGAATACTTTGTAGATGTGGCTTACGATGCTGAAAGTGACTTCGTTGTATTCCCAGAGTTACTGACAACACAATTAATGAGTTTTGATGAGAAGCGTAATCCTGCAGAATCAATACGTCAGTTGACGAAATACACAGAACAATATATCGAAATGTTCAACGAATTTGCGATGCGTTACAATATTAATATTATCGGTGGTAGTCACTTCGTTGAAGAAGATGATGAAATCTATAATATTTCATACTTATTCCGTCGTGACGGATCAATCGAGAAGCAGTACAAGATTCACGTTACACCGAATGAACGTAGATGGTGGGGTATTTCACCAGGGAATAGCGTAGAAGTATTTGATACTGACTGCGGTAAGATCGCCATCCAGATTTGTTATGATTCTGAGTTTCCGGAGATGGCACGTATTGCTACAGAGAAAGGTGCTAAAATCATCTTTACACCGTTCTCAACTGAAGACAGACAAAGTTATTTACGCGTGAAATATTGTTCGATGGCACGTGCGATTGAAAATCAGATCTACACAGTAACAAGCGGAACGTGCGGTAATTTACCACAAACTGAAAACATGGATATCCAGTATTCAGGTTCAGGTATTTATTCACCTAGCGATTTCGGTTTTGCGCGTGACGGTATTGTCGGAGAAACAGGTGAGAACGTCGAGATGGTTGTTATTGGTGACGTTGACCTTGAAGTATTACGCCGTGGACGAGAGAATGGAACAGTAAGACAATTACGCGATAGAAGACATGATCTATACAACGTTGAATATAAAAAATAG
- a CDS encoding RluA family pseudouridine synthase → MKLHIIEAWDNMTIEALLKHLQIPKKPTHELRMSKSITINDNPATFRDTLHTGDILNLPIPEEKSNYKSSYRLCEVKYEDDYLAILVKPKGVKTHPNDMSESNTLLNHAIYTLDSEYVEPIHRLDQETVGLLLVAKNPFIKKILDRMLEERLIKRTYRAKVKSHLPLKKQTIDMPIGKDKFHPNKRRVSQTGDRAVTHIVSSKANGDGTADVELQLETGRTHQIRVHLAEIGHPVIGDPLYSDSHLRQLALESYKLEFEHPFTGETVAATLEQ, encoded by the coding sequence ATGAAACTACACATTATAGAAGCATGGGATAATATGACCATCGAAGCATTATTAAAGCATTTGCAGATTCCGAAGAAACCAACACATGAACTACGCATGTCTAAGTCTATTACAATTAACGACAATCCTGCCACATTTCGCGATACATTGCATACAGGAGATATTCTTAATCTGCCGATACCTGAAGAAAAAAGTAACTACAAATCAAGCTACCGACTTTGTGAAGTTAAATATGAAGATGATTATTTAGCGATACTCGTTAAACCAAAAGGCGTTAAGACACATCCTAATGATATGAGCGAGTCAAATACGCTGTTAAATCACGCGATCTATACACTTGATTCAGAATACGTTGAACCGATACATCGTCTCGACCAGGAAACTGTCGGTTTGTTACTTGTCGCTAAAAATCCATTTATCAAGAAGATTCTAGATCGTATGCTGGAAGAACGATTAATCAAACGTACATATCGTGCGAAAGTTAAAAGTCACCTGCCTCTAAAAAAACAGACGATCGATATGCCGATCGGTAAAGACAAGTTCCATCCAAATAAACGCCGTGTCTCACAAACAGGCGACCGAGCAGTTACGCATATCGTAAGCTCTAAAGCAAATGGCGATGGCACTGCAGATGTCGAACTTCAGCTTGAAACAGGGCGTACACATCAGATCAGAGTACATCTCGCTGAAATCGGACATCCCGTTATCGGAGATCCGCTATATAGTGATTCACACCTACGTCAACTCGCGTTAGAAAGCTATAAGCTGGAATTTGAACATCCATTTACTGGAGAGACCGTTGCAGCAACATTAGAGCAATAG
- a CDS encoding nitroreductase family protein produces the protein MIATDIQEKLLTRRAVKQYDPAFKLSQEEILDLLDAANKAPSAWNLQHWKFMVVHSDESKQKLLPIAFNQQQIVDASAVIVILGDKEANKNIDEICAPDIEKGRMTEEIKERLASQVNNVYQNEHYAYEAAVMNSTFPAMQIMNFATLRDLGTCAIGGFNRTQLIESFNIDERYVPTMLITVGKSIKTPRETDRRDVQTITEFH, from the coding sequence ATGATAGCAACAGACATACAGGAAAAATTACTGACACGCCGTGCAGTGAAACAATATGATCCAGCGTTCAAACTTTCTCAAGAAGAAATACTGGACTTACTCGACGCTGCAAATAAAGCACCGTCAGCATGGAACCTTCAGCATTGGAAGTTTATGGTCGTACACTCAGACGAAAGTAAACAGAAATTACTTCCTATCGCCTTTAACCAGCAACAAATCGTGGATGCAAGTGCCGTTATCGTAATATTAGGAGACAAGGAAGCGAATAAGAATATCGATGAAATATGTGCACCGGATATCGAAAAAGGCCGCATGACTGAAGAGATTAAAGAACGTCTCGCAAGTCAGGTGAACAATGTGTATCAAAATGAGCATTATGCTTATGAGGCAGCAGTAATGAACTCTACATTCCCAGCAATGCAGATAATGAATTTCGCAACATTACGTGATCTCGGTACATGTGCTATCGGTGGATTCAACCGTACACAGTTAATCGAATCATTCAACATCGACGAACGCTATGTTCCTACGATGCTGATCACTGTAGGGAAGTCTATTAAGACACCACGTGAAACAGATAGAAGAGATGTACAGACAATTACGGAATTTCATTAA